The nucleotide window ATCACACAGTATCAGTCAACGACGACCAATGAGAAAATCACGTATGTGACCAGTCATCGTGAAATGATCTATAAAGGAACGTATTCTTACAATACTGGAAATGGAACAGGCCGGATTGCGGTCAACTTGACAGGTTTTGACGGATACACCAATCTGGATCAGGTCGATTTGATACCAACAAAATTCTTGACGAACAATCTGCGGATTTTATTGGGCGGCAACAATGACGGCAGTCCTTGGGAGTCGCCGTTCTGGGTTCGTCCGAAACAGAGCTATTACGAAGTTGTTCAAAATGGAAATTATAAGGAACTGATCTATCATTGCTGGTCGTATTGGGCAAAATCAGATACACCGCAGGATTACTCTCAGACAATTGGGCCGGCTGAAAGCTGGATGAATGTTGGTTCAGTTTATTATACGAACGATATGCACGCGCTGTATACCGATCGGTATTTTCAGAATCCGGTGATAGTTGAGGGCAGTCCGGCAAAGTATTATAACTACTATGAGTTTTTGCCGCTGCGCAGCCGAACCAAACTGAATGGTGATCAGCTGAATGGTTTTCTTAACAGCCGCGGTTATACCGAGATTGCCTATAACTATGATGAGTTAAAAAGCAATCAATCAAAAATGGTCAATTCCGGCTGGTTCTTTGTCAATGCTCAGGAAACCTACGGCGTCAACGCACTGCTGGCGTTCTGTATGGGACTTTTGGAATCTGGCTGGGGACGTTCACAGATTGCGATTAATAAAAATAACTTGTTTGGCTGGAATGCGGTTGACTCGAATCCAAGCGGCAGTGCTGATAAATATGAAAATATTGAATCGGCAGTGACCCAGCATATGGCAGTCAATCTGCGCGGTTATCTTGATATCAATGATGCCCGTTTCTTTGGCTCTCATTTGGGAAACAAGGGCAGCGGCTTTAATGTCAAATATGCGTCTGACCCGTATTGGGGACTTAAAATAGCGGCCTTGGCCTATCAGGTGGACAAGTATGTTTCTGGTAACGATGGTTCGCTGACAGATTACGGAACTTATTCGCTGGGCGTCATCAATCAATATGACGCGGCTGTCAAGCGCTATGCAGACGCTAATTCACAGACGCTATATACAACGCGTTACGGGGCGACTTATCAGAATGACTTTACGGTTATTCTGCAATCAGAAAACAATGGCTGGACAGGTTTCCCAACGACTAACGGTGTCCGCGCCGATGGTTCGCTACTTCCGCATAAGAATAACGGCTATGAAGCGTATAACTGGCAGAACAGTGTCGGTTATCTGCAAAGCTCCAAGATTTCCAAGCTGTCTGCTGGAATTTTTGACAACAGCCAGATCGGGAAAGTGCCGACAGGAGATCCTGTTCAGAAAGTGACATCAATGGCTTGGAAGGAGAATCTGATGGCAATAAGCGGTCAGGGCTATCGTCCGGGAATTTATGTCACAGATTCAAACAAGGTAACGCAGAAACTGGTAGTTTATAACCAGTATTATGATACCAAGGAGTTCGAGTTAACAAGCACGGTTGCTGAGAAGGAACAGGTCAGCTTTAAAAACGAAGCGCTGGATTTGACAGCCTTAGCTGAAGGCAGTTATTTCTTCGAAATCCGGACTGAATACAGCGAGCTGAGTGATTACAACGACAGCTTCTATATCGGGGCATTGGAAACTGCTCCGGAAACAAAGAAAATCGGAAATAAGACATTTACCTTCAGTGTGAAGGACAACGTTCTGTTTATGACAGTTACGCTGAGCGGTAATGAAGAGGGTGGCGAGCCGGAAGACCATCTGAAGAGTACCGTCCGTCAGGTTCTTTCCAAATTTGAATATGCGGATGAGCATACCTTATTGATTGAAGGTACAGCTTTCATTAATGGTTATGACTTCAAGGAAGACTCAGAAGTTACCCATCAGCTGCTTCTGACCAATTTGGAGACCAATGAAGTCACGACAATTGATGCGGCAACGCTGCTGGCTCCAAATCCAATCAATCTCTACGATGGATTTACTTACAGCAAGATCAATTTCAGCGCCTCGGTGGATCTGGCTTCGTTAACTCCAGGCAGTTATTCTGTAAAAATTCAGATTCGCAATGGTGATATTAAGATGTATGCGAATTTGACCAGCTTTGATGATAACTTCCTGCCTGAAGTTCGAATGCTGAATGAATATCAGGTGCGGATTGTACAAAATCAGCTGTATAATTACCGTTATGAAATTAACATTGAAAAATCAGATCTGGATTATACGTTGATTAAAAAGCCAACAAAACGAAATTCTGCATTTGATTACACGAAGCTGTCTTTGGAAGGCGGACGGCTGAATCTCAATGGTATGGCGTGGATTTACAATACACAGTTTAAAGCGGATGCGCAGGCTTCTCATGCTTTGCTTGCGGTTGACGAGAATGGCGTATCCTATCCGCTGGAAGCTCAGAATCAGGCTTGTTCGGCAGACTATGCGGAAATGTTGGGTTCTAAGTTCAGCATGAAAAATGCGTGCTTTACCAGCGCTGCAGATTTAAGTCAGCTGCCGGAAGGCGA belongs to Holdemania massiliensis and includes:
- a CDS encoding glucosaminidase domain-containing protein, with the translated sequence MKQIWKMALAMAMAVTLVQGYPSANGKINVKADETYPMGCSNFEVAYVTDSGGFSTIGCYNDFTQAKNEMYAHGNDAVVRHSSSKSPTKIIAMTSGVAASYSYRRGYADGSSRRAYATMDITQYQSTTTNEKITYVTSHREMIYKGTYSYNTGNGTGRIAVNLTGFDGYTNLDQVDLIPTKFLTNNLRILLGGNNDGSPWESPFWVRPKQSYYEVVQNGNYKELIYHCWSYWAKSDTPQDYSQTIGPAESWMNVGSVYYTNDMHALYTDRYFQNPVIVEGSPAKYYNYYEFLPLRSRTKLNGDQLNGFLNSRGYTEIAYNYDELKSNQSKMVNSGWFFVNAQETYGVNALLAFCMGLLESGWGRSQIAINKNNLFGWNAVDSNPSGSADKYENIESAVTQHMAVNLRGYLDINDARFFGSHLGNKGSGFNVKYASDPYWGLKIAALAYQVDKYVSGNDGSLTDYGTYSLGVINQYDAAVKRYADANSQTLYTTRYGATYQNDFTVILQSENNGWTGFPTTNGVRADGSLLPHKNNGYEAYNWQNSVGYLQSSKISKLSAGIFDNSQIGKVPTGDPVQKVTSMAWKENLMAISGQGYRPGIYVTDSNKVTQKLVVYNQYYDTKEFELTSTVAEKEQVSFKNEALDLTALAEGSYFFEIRTEYSELSDYNDSFYIGALETAPETKKIGNKTFTFSVKDNVLFMTVTLSGNEEGGEPEDHLKSTVRQVLSKFEYADEHTLLIEGTAFINGYDFKEDSEVTHQLLLTNLETNEVTTIDAATLLAPNPINLYDGFTYSKINFSASVDLASLTPGSYSVKIQIRNGDIKMYANLTSFDDNFLPEVRMLNEYQVRIVQNQLYNYRYEINIEKSDLDYTLIKKPTKRNSAFDYTKLSLEGGRLNLNGMAWIYNTQFKADAQASHALLAVDENGVSYPLEAQNQACSADYAEMLGSKFSMKNACFTSAADLSQLPEGDYRLYLDISAEGYRDIFEMTDIYSRAIETVTVGERSYALFISPVRYRMVLSITQNGPNIDGGDDKGETPLTNAVQVSDLPLEDQPVEVPRPSSLIAPTPSPTPGEGNSEEETPSE